The following are encoded together in the Glycine max cultivar Williams 82 chromosome 8, Glycine_max_v4.0, whole genome shotgun sequence genome:
- the LOC100795579 gene encoding E3 ubiquitin-protein ligase RGLG4 isoform X1 produces the protein MGNSHAKKRDTQFSRNVVKGRVPSPKDKTLSSLQSPSSPSQSPSPSLEPPREPPPPVMFFNTGSGKLSAKEKYALIPDNFTTLEQVTTALRKEGLESSNLVLGIDFTKSNEWTGSVSFNNKSLHAIGSTANPYEKAISIIGKTLAPFDDDNLIPCFGFGDATTHDQEVFSFHSDHSPCHGFEEVLACYQKVVPNLRLSGPTSYAPVIEAAIDIVEKSHGQFHVLVIVADGQVTTSAASEHGELSPQEARTIKAIVDASSYPLSIILVGVGDGPWEDMKKFDDKIPARDFDNFQFVNFTDIMTKKSSPSEKETAFALAALMEIPFQYKAAIELELLGRATGRSNKIVPRPPPAPYSRLVPPARVLSNMPTFMDDERNQMACAICLTNKKDLAFGCGHMTCRDCGSRLTNCPICRQRITNRLRVFSS, from the exons ATGGGAAACTCGCATGCTAAAAAGCGTGACACTCAATTTTCCAGAAACGTTGTTAAAGGGAGAGTTCCCTCTCCAAAAGACAAAACCTTATCATCATTACAGTCACCATCATCACCATCACAATCACCATCACCGTCGCTAGAACCACCGCGAGAACCACCACCACCGGTTATGTTTTTTAATACGGGTTCGGGAAAACTATCTGCCAAAGAGAAATATGCTCTAATTCCTGATAACTTCACTACCCTTGAACAG GTTACAACTGCCTTGAGGAAGGAAGGTTTAGAATCATCAAATCTTGTCCTTGGAATTGATTTCACAAAAAGCAATGAATGGACTG GAAGTGTCTCATTCAACAATAAAAGCCTTCATGCTATTGGAAGTACCGCTAACCCCTATGAGAAAGCCATCTCTATTATTGGCAAGACTCTTGCTCCCTTTGATGATGATAACTTGATTCCATGTTTTGGCTTTGGGGATG CGACCACTCATGATCAAGAAGTGTTTAGCTTTCACAGTGATCATTCACCTTGCCATGGTTTTGAGGAAGTTTTGGCTTGCTATCAAAAAGTTGTTCCAAATTTGAGACTGTCTG GACCAACATCTTATGCTCCTGTGATTGAGGCTGCAATAGACATAGTTGAGAAAAGTCATGGCCAATTCCATGTGTTAGTTATTGTTGCAGATGGCCAG GTTACAACAAGTGCTGCATCTGAACATGGAGAACTCAGTCCACAAGAAGCAAGGACAATCAAAGCAATAGTTGATGCAAG TTCATATCCCCTTTCTATTATTCTGGTTGGAGTTGGTGATGGACCCTGGGAAGACATGAAGAAGTTTGATGACAAGATACCCGCTCGCGACTTTGACAATTTTCAG TTTGTTAACTTCACTGACATAATGACCAAGAAATCAAGCCCCTCAGAAAAAGAAACTGCTTTTGCTCTGGCTGCTCTTATGGAGATACCTTTCCAATATAAAGCAGCCATTGAACTTGAACTACTTGG TCGTGCAACAGGGAGATCAAATAAAATAGTTCCAAGACCTCCTCCAGCTCCATATTCCCGGCTTGTGCCACCAGCTCGCGTTCTGAGCAATATGCCAACTTTCATGGATGATGAGAGAAACcaaatg GCTTGTGCTATTTGTCTGACCAATAAAAAGGATTTGGCATTTGGATGTGGTCACATG ACTTGTAGAGATTGTGGATCTAGGTTAACCAATTGTCCGATATGCCGTCAGAGGATCACCAATCGTCTTAGGGTGTTTTCTAGCTGA
- the LOC100795579 gene encoding E3 ubiquitin-protein ligase RGLG4 isoform X2: MFFNTGSGKLSAKEKYALIPDNFTTLEQVTTALRKEGLESSNLVLGIDFTKSNEWTGSVSFNNKSLHAIGSTANPYEKAISIIGKTLAPFDDDNLIPCFGFGDATTHDQEVFSFHSDHSPCHGFEEVLACYQKVVPNLRLSGPTSYAPVIEAAIDIVEKSHGQFHVLVIVADGQVTTSAASEHGELSPQEARTIKAIVDASSYPLSIILVGVGDGPWEDMKKFDDKIPARDFDNFQFVNFTDIMTKKSSPSEKETAFALAALMEIPFQYKAAIELELLGRATGRSNKIVPRPPPAPYSRLVPPARVLSNMPTFMDDERNQMACAICLTNKKDLAFGCGHMTCRDCGSRLTNCPICRQRITNRLRVFSS, from the exons ATGTTTTTTAATACGGGTTCGGGAAAACTATCTGCCAAAGAGAAATATGCTCTAATTCCTGATAACTTCACTACCCTTGAACAG GTTACAACTGCCTTGAGGAAGGAAGGTTTAGAATCATCAAATCTTGTCCTTGGAATTGATTTCACAAAAAGCAATGAATGGACTG GAAGTGTCTCATTCAACAATAAAAGCCTTCATGCTATTGGAAGTACCGCTAACCCCTATGAGAAAGCCATCTCTATTATTGGCAAGACTCTTGCTCCCTTTGATGATGATAACTTGATTCCATGTTTTGGCTTTGGGGATG CGACCACTCATGATCAAGAAGTGTTTAGCTTTCACAGTGATCATTCACCTTGCCATGGTTTTGAGGAAGTTTTGGCTTGCTATCAAAAAGTTGTTCCAAATTTGAGACTGTCTG GACCAACATCTTATGCTCCTGTGATTGAGGCTGCAATAGACATAGTTGAGAAAAGTCATGGCCAATTCCATGTGTTAGTTATTGTTGCAGATGGCCAG GTTACAACAAGTGCTGCATCTGAACATGGAGAACTCAGTCCACAAGAAGCAAGGACAATCAAAGCAATAGTTGATGCAAG TTCATATCCCCTTTCTATTATTCTGGTTGGAGTTGGTGATGGACCCTGGGAAGACATGAAGAAGTTTGATGACAAGATACCCGCTCGCGACTTTGACAATTTTCAG TTTGTTAACTTCACTGACATAATGACCAAGAAATCAAGCCCCTCAGAAAAAGAAACTGCTTTTGCTCTGGCTGCTCTTATGGAGATACCTTTCCAATATAAAGCAGCCATTGAACTTGAACTACTTGG TCGTGCAACAGGGAGATCAAATAAAATAGTTCCAAGACCTCCTCCAGCTCCATATTCCCGGCTTGTGCCACCAGCTCGCGTTCTGAGCAATATGCCAACTTTCATGGATGATGAGAGAAACcaaatg GCTTGTGCTATTTGTCTGACCAATAAAAAGGATTTGGCATTTGGATGTGGTCACATG ACTTGTAGAGATTGTGGATCTAGGTTAACCAATTGTCCGATATGCCGTCAGAGGATCACCAATCGTCTTAGGGTGTTTTCTAGCTGA
- the LOC100795579 gene encoding E3 ubiquitin-protein ligase RGLG4 isoform X3, which yields MDCQCIHVVIEGSVSFNNKSLHAIGSTANPYEKAISIIGKTLAPFDDDNLIPCFGFGDATTHDQEVFSFHSDHSPCHGFEEVLACYQKVVPNLRLSGPTSYAPVIEAAIDIVEKSHGQFHVLVIVADGQVTTSAASEHGELSPQEARTIKAIVDASSYPLSIILVGVGDGPWEDMKKFDDKIPARDFDNFQFVNFTDIMTKKSSPSEKETAFALAALMEIPFQYKAAIELELLGRATGRSNKIVPRPPPAPYSRLVPPARVLSNMPTFMDDERNQMACAICLTNKKDLAFGCGHMTCRDCGSRLTNCPICRQRITNRLRVFSS from the exons ATGGACTG CCAATGCATCCATGTTGTTATTGAAGGAAGTGTCTCATTCAACAATAAAAGCCTTCATGCTATTGGAAGTACCGCTAACCCCTATGAGAAAGCCATCTCTATTATTGGCAAGACTCTTGCTCCCTTTGATGATGATAACTTGATTCCATGTTTTGGCTTTGGGGATG CGACCACTCATGATCAAGAAGTGTTTAGCTTTCACAGTGATCATTCACCTTGCCATGGTTTTGAGGAAGTTTTGGCTTGCTATCAAAAAGTTGTTCCAAATTTGAGACTGTCTG GACCAACATCTTATGCTCCTGTGATTGAGGCTGCAATAGACATAGTTGAGAAAAGTCATGGCCAATTCCATGTGTTAGTTATTGTTGCAGATGGCCAG GTTACAACAAGTGCTGCATCTGAACATGGAGAACTCAGTCCACAAGAAGCAAGGACAATCAAAGCAATAGTTGATGCAAG TTCATATCCCCTTTCTATTATTCTGGTTGGAGTTGGTGATGGACCCTGGGAAGACATGAAGAAGTTTGATGACAAGATACCCGCTCGCGACTTTGACAATTTTCAG TTTGTTAACTTCACTGACATAATGACCAAGAAATCAAGCCCCTCAGAAAAAGAAACTGCTTTTGCTCTGGCTGCTCTTATGGAGATACCTTTCCAATATAAAGCAGCCATTGAACTTGAACTACTTGG TCGTGCAACAGGGAGATCAAATAAAATAGTTCCAAGACCTCCTCCAGCTCCATATTCCCGGCTTGTGCCACCAGCTCGCGTTCTGAGCAATATGCCAACTTTCATGGATGATGAGAGAAACcaaatg GCTTGTGCTATTTGTCTGACCAATAAAAAGGATTTGGCATTTGGATGTGGTCACATG ACTTGTAGAGATTGTGGATCTAGGTTAACCAATTGTCCGATATGCCGTCAGAGGATCACCAATCGTCTTAGGGTGTTTTCTAGCTGA